Genomic segment of Coffea arabica cultivar ET-39 chromosome 1e, Coffea Arabica ET-39 HiFi, whole genome shotgun sequence:
TCCAGACATTAATCAGTTAGCCAAATAGCCAGGCGTTTTGCGCAGAAATGTATGCACTTCATGCAAAAAAGGCGGTTGTTGACAAATGTTGTTATAGCTCAAAATGCCACAGCAATAACTATTCTACAACGTTAAAGGAGGGAAGGCATTAATGCCTGAATGAACACAAGCATCAAATATTACTAGATCCCGGTGACTCATATGCTCATTGAGCAACTGTACATTCTACAAATCAATAAAGCAGTTTCAGCATCAGGAAGTTGAGCCAGGATCGCTGATGACACCCAAGAAGTCATCCTTTATGGTGCCAATGCAGAACTGCAAACAAGAGCTTTATTTGTGAGGAAAAGATCATTGAAGAATGAAGAGAAAATCATGAATGCCAGCAGTCAAAATGCAGATATTGAAGGATTAACACGTTCATTTACACGTATGGAAATAAAAATAGCTTTCATTGCTATTGTTTGTAATAGTCCCATGGAGTCGCATCCTATTCTTCAGTTGTTTTATTCAgctttcttctcctttttgGAATCATTAAGCAGATTATTaagataaatattttttttttaacaaccaTCAAAGAAAGTTCATGGTGGACTTCTATGACACCTTAACATAAACTCGAACGACTTGATAGTGATGTTTACATATCCAAAACAATGCCTGTTCAGATAGTTCATAAAACTACTAGAGTTTGGTGACAGCCTAAGCCTTTCTATCAGTATACTCAAAACTCTCCAGCTTACATCCCAATACAGGAACAAAACATACTCAGGACCAAAAAACATTTCAACCAAGCCTTGTACCCCTACTTGATACACAATTTCATAATTTCCAGTCAAAACCCACTTAGTAACTGTCATATTACACATTGACCACATACTTGGGGCAATCAATAGTAAGTAGAATAGAATTTGCAGAGAGAAAATTGCTTCAAATCCAAAAAGAAAACCAATGTTTACTAGCACCACATCACAAGATGGATAGAATAAGTACATACAATTTCTGTAGCATCAACACGAGTTCCAATTATCTTTAGCCGAACCTCGCTGTCTTTCTGAATCTTGACCTGTTAAGAACCAAAGAACTATGAACTCTTATAAAATATCTGCAAATTCAAATGGATAACATACATGCTGAAATACAGGATTTGACAAAATCGAAAGTATGTATGCTACATACAGATCCATCTGAAGTTGTATAATTAGGCACGTCACCAGATTGAAATTCCATATCATCTGGTATCAActgtgaagagagagagaggggtcATATACATAAAGGACAAATAAATCCTTGTCATACAACATCTACATAGGTCAATTATACCAAATGCCAAAAACCATAGGATTTAGAGATGAAAATGGCAAACCACTCAAACAATAAAGTAGAAGCATCTGAATACTAGAATTTTATATCTGTGGGGGACTATATagttaatcatgtcatttagataAGGATCTCAAAATGATTTCATCAAATTATCTTGATGGCATACTTAAAATAGTGATTCAGTATGCCGGTTAAGCATATACTATTTCCAAAAGAAATGTCTGTTATTCTGCCAAACATGGGTAAACTTCACGGGTGGGGCATGAGTATCTTGAGCTCTGTAAGATCCCTCTGTTCCTCTAGTTGATGCTCATATCAATCTCATAAGGCagtcaaataaacaaaaaaggaaaccaAGTTTAAGTAACATATATGATGCCAGAAACATCAGTCTTGAGCAAAGAAACTCAGCTTCAACTTCCTAGCTCCATGTACACATTTCCTTCTTAACCTCCTCAAGCTACTCAAAAGTGCAAAGGAAAATTGGAGTTAACCAAGGACGTCTAATAGTGACCAGGAATTGCAACTTAGGGCACCGCTAGAGTTTGTAAAGCATGCTAAATATGAACATCAGGACAGGACAGGACAGGACAAGACAAGACGCCACAGTTACCTCTAATTATTCATTAGAGTTTACTCCATTGGCCAGACCACTCTTCTTTTCATTGCCCATTAATCCAAAATTTCCTAAGAAATATAGTTACTAGTAATAAACATCAAACCCTCAAAAGCCCCAATTTTGGGATGGGATTTCAGCTATAAGACATCTTCCAACTCAAAAAAGTAGCCGcagaattatatatataaatatcgaACAATTATACTCACGtgatttgaaacaaaaatttggaCAGGCCCTGCTTCAGCGAAAAAACCCATCtgcataataaataaataagtaggAGATCAATACGTGAAAAGAGTTGATCAATTATAATCCGATTAAtataaagagaaaagaaaaatggaagcaGAGAATTGGTTTTGTAACCTTGTTGACCATAGTAACAACAGCTTCGAGAATTTCCCCCTTGAAAGGTCGAAAAACGACGCATAGATACTTGACCGGAAAGGTGACAAAGCCGGTGCCGTCCCTAATCAAACCCTTGCCCACGCTCTCAATGCCCGTGATTGCCACCACAAACCCATGTCGCCCGCTACACCAAAAGTTTCaggctttattttttttttcccatttttctgTTGTGCACAACTCAAATTTTCGATTAAAGAGAGAAATAAAAGTAACCAACCTGCAGGTGCCCTCGACGTCTTTCATGAGCTTCGAGACAAGCTTATCGCGCAGGTCCCGTCCGAAGTGGCGTGGGTGAAGCTGCATATTCCTCTCCAGTACTATGTGGAAGAACATCTTCTCTCTCGCTCTCAGATGATCACTACTATTCTCTATTGCTGGAACAAATTTCGACTCGCTGCAGAAacccctctctcctctcttaCAGTAGCATTTCCTCTGTCCACATTATATAATCCATGTCAGAAATTGGGGCGCAGATAATGCTTCCCAATATGGGCCGATCTTGGAATTGATCAGGCCTAATACTGATAGGCTTGTAGTGAACCAAAACTAGACAACTAGTACAATGAATTTAGCTAGTCTATATAACTTTACAAGGTAGTAATATTCTAATTCATACTACTATTTGATACAAAATTAATATCCTAAAATGCAATTTTAGTCTCTAATGTTTAACTCATGTGTAGTTTTAGTCTTTATTTATTAGAGTTTTGGCAAAAACAATTTATGGTCCTTAAAATTTTAGCAAGAGTAAATCCGATCTCCAATGTATCTAATTTAAAGCAAATATAGGAGAATTTTTTTCCAATTACTGACAGAATTTACTCACGTCTAGTCATGTGTTCATTAaattaaaattcaaaagaaagaagcaaaatattagcTATCtttcaataataaaaataaagactAATAACTCATGTGCTAACTAATTAACTAGTCAATGAAAAAGGAAAGCTCTTAagctaaaaaaactaaaactagtcAAAAAATTGGTCTGTAACTCACTTTCACTCTCTATCCCCATTGCTTCTAAACAAAAAATTGTAATACTTAATGTTTTCGTATACTTTAataactttcttttcttttttgtttgttggttaattagttattaatgTGCCATCACATAAGTTAATCTTATTTATTATTCAAGATTACCAGctattttgcttctttttcaaGAAgtttaatttaataaacatgTAATTGCACAAGATTGATTATgctaatatttgaaaaattccgTAAATTATCCTTAATAATTTGCATCAAATTCGATACACTGGGGACCATATTTGCTCCTGTCAAAATTTTAGGGACCAAAACTGCACATGTGCTAAATATTGACAAGAAGCTAGATTTGCTTTTGCCAAAACTTTAAGAACTAAAATCATATAGGGATTAAACATTATGGactaagggtccgtttgtttcgggtgaaaatgttttccaggaaaatattttcttaatttcccgtgtttggttgcacaaaagttactgaaaatattttcctatgtaaaatattttcactcatcttatggaaaacaacttcccttccaaacttactgaagttgttttccgaaatgcatgcatcccgcctgtagcatgttccaaacttattgaaaacatcttgtagtatgttctttttttttttttaatgtaaacaGGAGGATTCGAACCTAAGatctcttccttacactccctcccccttaccacccaacccaaccctccccctagtatattcaaaataaaaaaaaaacctcatcctgctcatcctatgctagtaattaattatgtataatagggacattctttttctagagaaactttcagcagtgagagtgcaagatatatgtcataataagcattgcatgtgattgatatttgacactaaatggccagcaatttgtttattgcttaaggagatatttttttattcatatatacatttctccaagattttttaaagttaaacaatgagataaattttcttattttgcatgggaagaagtatgtagttataatgtgtagaaagttaagatagagataaaagtgaaaatatttcaaaagttaaacaaacaccagaaaaatgaagtaaaaaaatattttcaataagctaaccaaacacctgaaaatgatgaaagggaaatgattttcatggaaaattacttccacggaaaatattttcctaaggaaaacattttacttccaaccaaacagaccctaaaaGTACATTTCTCCCAATAACTCATATTAAGTAATTAATATCCTTCTTCATGTCAATTCATACAAACGACTTATTTACATTATCAGCGATTGTAAAGCAAATAGCATAACAAGTACAACAAACACATGAGATTGAATTAAAGTAGAACCCTAACTGTGCCAAATTTGTAAACTTATGGGGGGATTAATCGTACATCTTACAGTGAGCTGGCAaacattaaaaaagaaaacaggcTTTATAATTATCAAATGCTGATAATCAGTATATGCAGGATAAATTAAGTTAAACAATATTCCAACTTGTATCAATTTATTAATTCAACAGTTCATATCTAAAAGGATCTTTTTTGAACTAGAATTTGGCAAATTCTAGTAACATTTTATCAATCCATAAGTCGATTATGCAAATCATGGAAGCAGAACACATGGAAACGTACCTTattcccccccaaaaaaaatcgTGTTGTATAATTAGGCACGTCACCAGCATATTAGGAACTTATTTAGGAGTTGGAAGAGTGATAAATGAACATCGCCAATGATTGTTAACATTGAAAAACATCTCAACAAAGCCGCGTAATTCTAGCTAGTAGAGAGATTGATTGACAAATTGACTGCATGTAGTATTATTGAACTAGCCAGTTGCTAGAATCGtgatttttgaacaagatcCCGCAAGTGAAATCCAAACCATAGAATTAATGACGGCTGGGATCGATcaggaaagaaaaaagggaaaaaaaaaaaaaaacccttaagCGTTACAAACTACTCAAACGTGGAAAGTAAGGACTTGGAGCTGGACTAAGGGATAAGGTTGGGAAAGTAAGGACTTGGAGCTGGAGGGTTTGGAGGAGGTGGAGGCCCGTAATGTGGCGAAGGTGGTGGTGACTTTTGCTTTAGAGGTGAACGTCCGCCATGGTATGGGCTCCGTGGTGGTGGCTGCCcttgaggaggaggaggtgacTTATAAGTAGCTGGTGGAGGCCGCGCAGCATAAGGTGGAGATTGAGAAGGTGGTGGAGAGCGGGGAGATGGCGGCGTGTGTTTATGAGTTGGCGGTGCATGGCCATGCTTAGGTGGTGTATGGTGGTGACTAGGTGGCTGATGTCCATGAGATGGTGGCGCATGATGGTGTGTGGGAGGCGGATGCTTATGTTCATGATGAGATGGTGGCGGATGCTTATGATGTCCATGAGA
This window contains:
- the LOC113710269 gene encoding DNA-directed RNA polymerase II subunit RPB7, which translates into the protein MFFHIVLERNMQLHPRHFGRDLRDKLVSKLMKDVEGTCSGRHGFVVAITGIESVGKGLIRDGTGFVTFPVKYLCVVFRPFKGEILEAVVTMVNKMGFFAEAGPVQIFVSNHLIPDDMEFQSGDVPNYTTSDGSVKIQKDSEVRLKIIGTRVDATEIFCIGTIKDDFLGVISDPGSTS